The Apium graveolens cultivar Ventura chromosome 6, ASM990537v1, whole genome shotgun sequence genome contains a region encoding:
- the LOC141665256 gene encoding uncharacterized protein LOC141665256 yields MARYPNINDQLANLSVEDQENEDLVFEGYIEEEVKKYEMCLVGQFLTEKNINSRAIKSKIADIWKPTMGVNIKELEVGIFLFQFYHRKDKMWVMNGGPWSFDNAMLLIDSISEGEEPLKVPFWWLNIWIQIHDLPSGFMLEAVGQQLGNFFGEFI; encoded by the coding sequence ATGGCGCGATATCCAAACATTAACGACCAGTTAGCGAATCTCAGTGTGGAGGATCaggaaaatgaggatttagtTTTTGAAGGATATATTGAGGAGGAAGTTAAAAAATATGAAATGTGTCTTGTTGGCCAGTTTTTAAcagaaaagaacataaacagtaGAGCCATAAAATCAAAGATTGCGGATATTTGGAAGCCAACGATGGGTGTAAATATTAAGGAGCTAGAGGTGGGTATTTTTTTGTTTCAGTTTTATCACAGGAAGGACAAGATGTGGGTAATGAATGGAGGTCCCTGGAGTTTTGATAATGCTATGCTCTTGATAGATTCAATTTCAGAAGGGGAAGAACCTCTTAAAGTGCCTTTCTGGTGGCTAAATATCTGGATACAAATTCACGATCTGCCTAGTGGTTTTATGTTGGAAGCGGTAGGGCAGCAATTAGGGAACTTCTTTGGGGAATTTATATAG